The proteins below are encoded in one region of Bacillota bacterium:
- a CDS encoding SpoVA/SpoVAEb family sporulation membrane protein, with product MTYLWAFLVGGALSALAQLVVDVGGMTPAQTLVGFVVLGGVASLLGLYTPLVRLAGAGATVPLTGFGHVLVQGTIADIARNGWLGIFSGGLEAAAVGVTVAIAFSYLVALLAQPKA from the coding sequence ATGACCTATCTGTGGGCCTTCCTGGTGGGGGGCGCGCTCTCGGCGCTGGCCCAGCTGGTGGTGGATGTGGGCGGCATGACGCCGGCGCAGACGCTGGTCGGCTTCGTGGTGCTGGGCGGCGTGGCCAGCCTGCTCGGACTCTACACGCCCCTGGTCCGCCTGGCCGGGGCGGGGGCCACGGTGCCGCTGACCGGCTTCGGGCACGTGCTGGTACAGGGCACCATCGCCGACATCGCGCGCAACGGCTGGCTGGGCATCTTCAGCGGCGGCCTGGAGGCGGCGGCCGTGGGCGTCACCGTCGCCATCGCCTTCAGCTACCTGGTCGCCCTGTTGGCGCAACCCAAGGCCTGA
- a CDS encoding SpoVA/SpoVAEb family sporulation membrane protein has protein sequence MRKRHAPPRPVPANAARAFLVGGLICLLGEAVRQGFIAWLRLSPEAAATPATAVMIALGAILTGLGLWDRVARFGGMGASLPVTGFANAMVAPAMEYKRDGWIFGVGGRLFQLAGPVLLYGLLTAVVAGTAYYILYAPR, from the coding sequence GTGCGCAAGCGCCACGCGCCGCCGCGGCCGGTCCCGGCCAACGCGGCGCGGGCCTTCCTGGTGGGCGGGCTGATCTGCCTCCTGGGCGAGGCCGTCCGCCAGGGCTTCATCGCCTGGCTGCGACTCTCACCGGAGGCGGCGGCGACGCCGGCCACGGCCGTCATGATCGCGCTGGGCGCCATCCTCACCGGGCTGGGCCTCTGGGACCGCGTCGCCCGCTTCGGCGGCATGGGCGCCAGCCTGCCCGTCACCGGCTTCGCCAACGCCATGGTGGCGCCGGCCATGGAGTACAAGCGCGACGGCTGGATCTTCGGCGTCGGCGGGCGCCTCTTCCAGCTGGCCGGGCCGGTGCTGCTCTACGGGCTCCTGACGGCGGTGGTGGCCGGGACCGCCTACTACATCCTGTATGCGCCGCGCTGA
- a CDS encoding sigma-70 family RNA polymerase sigma factor: protein MARWEAARPGGAGAGGPGAEEERRDLFRRLRAGDRAARERLVELNLPLVRSLVERLPASREEREDLLQAGVIGLLKAIDGFDPERGTRFSTYAVPAILGELRAYLRSTAALHVSRDLRELGRRARLLEAELAQAQGRSPGVEELAARLGVDRERLVEALAAREGVRSLDAPPEGDEAAGAALGARLGGEAREPAWLEGVDLRRALERLEPRERLLLHLRFFLDMTQQQVAERLGLSQVHVSRLERRALRRLREMLAP, encoded by the coding sequence GTGGCCCGGTGGGAGGCCGCCCGCCCCGGCGGCGCGGGCGCGGGCGGTCCCGGGGCGGAGGAGGAGCGCCGCGACCTCTTCCGGCGCCTGCGCGCGGGCGACCGCGCGGCGCGGGAGCGTCTGGTGGAGCTCAACCTGCCGCTGGTGCGGAGCCTGGTGGAGCGCCTGCCCGCGTCGCGCGAGGAGCGGGAGGACCTCCTCCAGGCCGGCGTGATCGGGCTGCTCAAGGCCATCGACGGCTTCGACCCCGAGCGCGGCACGCGCTTCTCCACCTACGCCGTCCCCGCCATCCTGGGCGAGCTGCGCGCCTACCTGCGCTCCACGGCGGCGCTCCACGTCTCGCGCGACCTGCGCGAGCTGGGCCGGCGGGCCCGCCTCCTGGAGGCGGAGCTGGCCCAGGCCCAGGGCCGCAGCCCCGGCGTCGAGGAGCTGGCCGCCCGTCTCGGCGTCGACCGCGAGCGCCTGGTGGAGGCGCTCGCAGCCCGCGAAGGGGTCCGCTCGCTGGACGCGCCGCCCGAGGGCGACGAGGCGGCGGGCGCTGCCCTGGGCGCCCGCCTGGGCGGCGAGGCGCGCGAGCCCGCCTGGCTGGAGGGCGTCGATCTGCGGCGGGCGCTGGAGCGGCTTGAGCCGCGCGAACGCCTTCTCCTTCATCTCCGCTTCTTCCTCGACATGACCCAGCAGCAGGTGGCCGAGCGCCTCGGCCTCAGCCAGGTCCACGTCTCGCGCCTGGAGCGGCGCGCGCTCCGCCGCCTGCGCGAGATGCTGGCGCCCTAG
- the spoVAD gene encoding stage V sporulation protein AD — MQVAERRVGGFTLAFRTPVAIEAAASVAGPVEGRGPLASYFDRVVEDKLFGHPTWESAEAAFLRQAVDLALQKRGLKGEDLDYLVAGDLINQLGASSFAARAVDRPFLGLFGACATWAEALTVGALLIDGGYARRVGVAVSSHHEAAERQFRYPVEFGYQRPATATWTATGAAAALLAAGGEGPRLTMATVGRVIDMGVKDPFDLGAAMAAAAADTIVHHLRDAGRSPQDYDLIATGDLGSYGLPITADLVREAGYDLGETAADCGVLLYERAQGVGAGGSGTACSGLVTAGYLYREMLAGNLRSLLLVSTGALFSPTSYHQGESIPCVAHAVSIEWGAGAA, encoded by the coding sequence TTGCAGGTTGCGGAGCGGCGAGTGGGCGGCTTCACCCTGGCCTTCCGCACCCCCGTCGCCATCGAGGCGGCCGCCTCGGTGGCCGGCCCGGTGGAGGGCCGGGGGCCGCTGGCCAGCTACTTCGACCGTGTCGTCGAGGACAAACTCTTCGGCCACCCCACCTGGGAGAGCGCCGAGGCGGCCTTTCTGCGTCAGGCCGTCGACCTGGCCTTGCAGAAGCGCGGGCTGAAGGGCGAGGACCTGGACTATCTGGTGGCGGGCGACCTGATCAACCAGCTGGGCGCCTCCTCCTTCGCGGCCCGCGCCGTCGACCGCCCCTTCCTGGGGCTCTTCGGCGCCTGTGCCACCTGGGCGGAGGCGCTGACCGTGGGGGCCTTGCTCATCGACGGCGGCTACGCGCGGCGCGTCGGCGTCGCCGTCTCCAGCCACCACGAGGCGGCCGAACGCCAGTTCCGCTACCCCGTCGAGTTCGGCTACCAGCGCCCGGCCACCGCCACCTGGACGGCCACCGGCGCGGCGGCCGCCCTGCTGGCGGCCGGGGGGGAGGGTCCGCGCCTGACCATGGCCACCGTGGGCCGCGTCATCGACATGGGCGTCAAGGATCCCTTCGACCTGGGCGCAGCCATGGCGGCGGCGGCGGCCGACACCATCGTCCACCACCTGCGGGACGCGGGCCGCAGCCCGCAGGACTACGACCTGATCGCCACCGGCGACCTGGGCAGCTACGGGCTGCCGATCACCGCCGACCTGGTGCGCGAGGCGGGATACGACCTGGGCGAGACGGCCGCCGACTGCGGCGTCCTCCTCTACGAGCGGGCGCAGGGGGTGGGCGCCGGCGGCTCGGGCACGGCCTGCTCGGGGCTGGTGACGGCCGGCTACCTCTACCGGGAGATGCTGGCGGGCAACCTGCGCAGCCTCTTGCTGGTCTCCACGGGGGCGCTCTTCAGCCCCACCAGCTACCACCAGGGCGAGTCCATCCCCTGCGTGGCGCACGCGGTCTCGATCGAATGGGGGGCGGGTGCGGCATGA
- a CDS encoding dodecin family protein, translating to MAVVKIIELVGESPNSWQEAVQNAIQEAAKTVDHITGVEVLNATANVRDNRLTEYKANVKVAFVVDSNRRGGA from the coding sequence GTGGCCGTCGTCAAGATCATCGAGCTGGTGGGCGAGTCGCCCAACAGCTGGCAGGAAGCGGTCCAGAACGCCATCCAGGAGGCCGCCAAGACGGTCGACCACATCACCGGCGTGGAGGTGCTCAACGCCACCGCCAACGTCCGCGACAACCGCCTGACGGAGTACAAGGCCAACGTCAAGGTGGCCTTCGTGGTCGACTCCAACCGCCGGGGAGGCGCCTGA